TACACACGATTTGCGGGGAGCCTATGTTATTTTACATTTTAGAAACGGCTTTTTCAATCAGCGATGATGTGCATCTTGTCTTACACCACCAACAAGAACGCATTAAAGAAGCGGTGTTGAAGCGTTTTAAGGGCGTAATTTTTCGCACTCAAATCGTGGAAAAATATTCAGGGACAGGTGGGGCCATCATGCAAGAAGATAAAACGCCTATTCCCACCCAACATGATCGGGTTTTGATTTTGAATGCGGACATGCCCTTAATCACTAAAGACGCTCTCGCCCCCTTATTAAAAAGCCATAATAACGCTATAGGCTTACTTTATTTAGCTGACCCTAAAGGTTATGGGCGCGTTATTTTAGAAAACCACCAGGTTAAAAAGATTGTAGAAGAAAAGGACGCTAATGATGGAGAAAAAACCATTAAAAGCGTGAATGCAGGCGTGTATGGGTTTGAAAGGGGGTTTTTAGAAAAATACTTACCCAAGCTCCATGACCAAAACGCCCAAAAAGAATACTACCTTACGGATTTGATCGCTCTAGGAATCAATGAAAACGAAACAATTGACGCTATTTTTTTAGAAGAAGAGTGTTTTTTAGGGGTGAATAGCCAAACAGAAAGGGCGAAGGCTGAAGAAATCATGCTAGAAAGACTGCGAAAAAACGCCATGGACTTGGGGGTAGTGATGCAATTGCCTAGTAGCATTTATTTAGAAAAAGGCGTGAGTTTTAAGGGGGAGTGTGTTTTAGAGCAAGGGGTGCGTTTGAGTGGGAATTGTTGGATAGAAAACGCGCATATTAAGGCTTATAGCGTGATAGAAGAGAGCCAAATTGTTAATAGCAGTGTGGGGCCGTTTGCCCATGCGCGCCCTAAAAGCGTGATTTGTGATAGCCATGTGGGGAATTTTGTAGAGACTAAAAACGCCAAACTTCAAGGCGCTAAAGCAGGGCATTTGAGCTATTTAGGGGATTGTGCGATAGGGCAAAACACCAATGTAGGGGCTGGCGTGATCACTTGCAATTACGATGGTAAAAACAAACACCAAACGATCATCGGTGAAAATGTCTTTATAGGGAGCGATAGCCAGCTAGTCGCCCCCATAAATATCGGCTCTAATGTCTTAATCGGCAGCGGCACAACCATCACTAAAGACATTCCTAGCGGTTCGTTGAGCCTTTCACGCGCCCCTCAAACCAACATTGAAAACGGGTATTTTAAGTTTTTTAAAAAATCTTAAAGAGTTTGAAAAATCGCTTTTACAGAAAAAATTGCAATGTTTTAAAAAATCCTCTTTTTATTCTTAATTATTTACTTTAATCCTGTAATTTGTGAAGAAACAAAACACTTATTGGGATTTTTGTGATATTTTTATGATTTATAACAATGCTTCCAATAGGATTGTGGTATAAATATTCTTATCAAGGTGTGCCAAACATGCCTTGAATCTCAATTTTATGAAAGGATTTGTTATGAGTGGATTGAAAACATTTAGTTGTGTAGTGGTTTTATGCGGTGCAATGGCTAATACGGCTATAGCTGGTCCTAGAATAGAGGCAAGGGGTCAGTTTGGTAGAGATATGGGAGGAGATATTGGTTCAGCAATGGGAGCTGCTAGAGGGCCGTTAGGAGCTGCGATTGGGGGTCAGCTTGGTCGGGAAATAGGCGATAGGGTAGAAGATTTTATCCGTGATTTTATAGACAGAGAGCCTCAAACTAAAGAGCCACAAGCCCCAAGAGAACCTATCCGTGATTTTTATGATTACGGCTATAGTTTTGGGCATGCTTGGTAATCTTAAATGAGCCAAGGTGATTGGGGGAAAGGAAATAATATGGATACTACAAAAGAGAACTTGAATGGCTCAAAAGAGCGTTTGAGCATCTCCGAATATCAATGGGCAGTGTCTCTAGTCTATGGGGGATGTCTCTCTATAACCACTAGGATTTTTTATCACATCAATGGTTCAGCTAGCGATTCGACCTTTGACCCTAAAAATAGCTATTATTTGTGGCTAATGGCTCTAATAGCGGCTTTGTTGTCTAATCTCTTGTTCAGCCCGAAAGGCAGGTCGGCAGGTTATTTAATTGCTGAAACTTGGCAAGGGTTCCCTAAGTTTTTTAAAGCCATTTTTAAGGCTAGGTTTTTTGGCGCGTTTTATGATGCTGTGTTAGGAGCGAGACTAAGGGATTTTTATATGGTGCTTTCAATAATGCCCTTTGTTGCCGCTATGCATGAAATTTCGGCGTATTTTGGGCATCCTAGCAACTTTCTTGTAGAGTGTTTGGTCATTTTTGGGTTTCAATGTTTTCTTAAGCTTTGCACTAAATTAGGGTGGTGATTTAACCCAAGTGCCATTAAATGGAGGGGGTATAAAAAATTAAAAAACTTTAAAACTCATTCTCATTAATAGAACAGATCCAACTTGAACTTTTCTTTTTCTTAAGTTTTTTATTGATACAATTCCAAATTTAAAAAACAAACGATTTAATTCAAATTTAAGGAAAAATTTTGATTACGGTGGTTAAACGAAACGGGCGCATTGAGCCTTTGGACATTACAAAAATCCAAAAATACACTAAGGACGCTACGGACAATTTAGAGGGCGTGAGTCAAAGTGAGCTGGAAGTGGATGCGAGGTTGCAATTTAGGGACAAGATCACTACTGAAGAAATCCAGCAAACTTTGATTAAAACCGCTGTGGATAAGATAGATATTGACACGCCCAATTGGAGCTTTGTCGCTTCAAGGCTTTTTTTGTATGATTTATACCATAAAGTAAGTGGTTTTACAGGGTATAGGCATTTGAAAGAGTATTTTGAAAACGCTGAAGAAAAGGGCCGCATCCTTAAGGGCTTTAAGGAAAAATTTGATTTAGAGTTTTTAAATAGCCAGATCAAGCCTGAAAGGGATTTCCAGTTCAATTATTTAGGGATTAAAACCTTGTATGATCGCTATTTGTTAAAAGACGCCAACAACAACCCTATTGAATTGCCCCAACACATGTTTATGAGCATTGCGATGTTTTTAGCGCAAAACGAACAAGAACCCAATAAAATCGCTTTAGAATTTTATGAAGTTTTAAGCAAGTTTGAAGCGATGTGCGCGACTCCCACTCTAGCGAACGCTCGCACCACTAAACACCAGCTAAGTTCATGCTATATTGGCAGCACGCCGGATAATATTGAGGGGATTTTTGACAGCTATAAGGAAATGGCGCTGTTGTCCAAATACGGCGGAGGGATTGGCTGGGATTTTTCTTTGGTGCGCTCTATTGGGAGTTATATTGATGGGCATAAAAATGCGAGCGCTGGCACGATCCCTTTTTTAAAAATCGCTAATGATGTGGCGATTGCGGTGGATCAATTAGGCACACGAAAGGGCGCAATTGCGGTCTATTTGGAAATTTGGCACATTGATGTGATGGAGTTCATTGATTTAAGGAAAAATAGCGGCGATGAAAGGCGAAGAGCACACGACTTATTTCCGGCTCTTTGGGTGTGCGATTTGTTTATGAAAAGGGTTTTAGAAGATGCGATGTGGACTTTGTTTGACCCTTATGAGTGTAAGGATTTGACTGAGCTTTATGGGCAGGATTTTGAAAAACGCTATTTAGAGTATGAAAAAGATCCTAAAATCATTAAAGAATACATTAACGCTAAAGATTTATGGAAAAAAATCTTAATGAATTATTTTGAAGCCGGCTTGCCTTTCTTAGCCTTTAAAGATAACGCTAATCGGTGCAACCCGAACGCTCATGCAGGCATTATTCGATCCAGCAATCTGTGCACGGAAATTTTTCAAAATACCGCGCCTAACCACTACTGCATGCAAATAGAATACACCGATGGCGCCATAGAGTTTTTTGAAGAAAAGCAGTTGGTAACGACAGATAATCATATCACTAAATGCGCCAACAAGCTCACTAGCACCGATATTCTTAAGGGCAAGCAAATCTATATCGCTACTAAAGTCGCTAAAGACGGGCAAACAGCGGTGTGCAATCTAGCGAGCATCAATTTAAGCAAGATCAACACTGAAGAAGACATTAAAAGGGTTGTGCCGATCATGGTTAGGCTTTTAGACAATGTGATTGATTTGAATTTCTACCCCAACCGCAAAGTCAAAGCCACCAATTTACAAAATAGAGCCATAGGGTTAGGGGTTATGGGTGAAGCGCAAATGCTCGCAGAACATCAAATCGCTTGGGGGTCTAGAGAGCATTTAGAAAAAATTGACGCTTTAATGGAACAAATCAGCTACCATGCGATTGACACGAGCGCGAATTTAGCGAAAGAAAAAGGGGTTTATAAGGATTTTGAAAATTCAGAATGGAGTAAGGGGATTTTCCCCATTGATAAAGCCAATAATGAAGCCTTAAAACTCACCGAAAAAGGGCTTTTTAACCACACTTGTGATTGGCAAGGTTTGAGAGAAAAAATCAAAGCCAATGGCATGCGTAATGGCTATTTAATGGCGATCGCTCCCACAAGCTCCATTTCTATTTTAGTGGGCACAACCCAAACGATTGAGCCCATTTATAAGAAAAAATGGTTTGAAGAAAATTTGAGCGGGCTTATTCCTGTTGTAGTGCCTAATTTGAATTTAGAAACCTGGAATTTTTACACATCAGCCTATGATATTGATGCTAAAGATTTGATTAAAGCAGCGGCCGTGCGCCAAAAGTGGATCGATCAAGGTCAAAGCATTAATGTGTTTTTACGCATAGAAAACGCTAGCGGTAAAACCTTGCATGAAATCTACACGCTCGCTTGGAAATTAGGGTTAAAATCCACTTATTATTTGCGCAGCGAAAGCCCTAGCATAGATGAAAAAAGCGTGCTGGATCGATCGGTGGAGTGTTTTAATTGCCAATAATATAAGCTTAAATAAGCTAATCTTTGCTAAAATGAGATTCAAAATTATTTAAGGAAGATGAATGCTTTTTGCTATGATTGGTTCAGGGGGGTTTATCGCTCCCAAGCACTTGCAAGCGATTAGAGATACAGGGCATTTTTTGGATTGCTCTTTTGATATTCATGATAGCGTGGGGGTTTTAGATGAGTATTTCCCGCAATCAGAGTTTTTTACAAATATTGAAGATTTTGAAGAATATTTAGAACAATCTAAGGCGATAGGTAAAGAAATCAACTATTTGAGTGTGTGCACGCCCACACACACGCATTTTGATCACATCCGTTTCGGGCTGAAATACGGCATGCATGTGATTTGTGAAAAACCTTTGATTTTAGACCCTGGCGAAATACAAGAATTGAAAGATTTGGAGGTGAAATACCAAAAAAGGGTGTTTAGTCTTTTACCCTTACGCCTGCATTGCGACACGCTGGCTTTAAAAGAAAAAATTAAGAGCGAATTAGACAAAAACCCTAGCAAGGTGTTTGACATCACACTCACTTATATCAGCGTTCAAGGGAAATGGTATTTTTCTTCATGGCGAGCGGATGTGAATAGGAGTGGGGGGTTAGCCACTCAAATGGGGGTGAATATTTTTGACGCTTTAATGTATTTGTTTGGAGGCGTTAAAGACAAGGTTATCAATAGAGAAGAGCCTAGTTGCGTAGGGGGGATACTCTTTTTAGAGCATGCCAAAATAAGGTGGTTTTTTTCCATCAATCCAGAACACATGGGAGTGGCTAAAGAAAAAGTTTATCATAAAATGATCCTAGAGGGCGAAGAAGTCAATCTAACGCAGAGCTTTGATAATCTGTATATAGAAAGCTACAAACAGATTTTAGCTCAAGGGGGGTTTGGCTTGGATGAAGCTACAGCGTCTATCAAATTGGCTTATGAATTAAGAAACCTCTCAGTCAGCGAACCCAATGAAGATTCGCATGTTTTGTGTTGCAAAAACAACGCATGCGAGTAGGGCTAATCGCTTTTTAATTTTCTTTTAAGAGGGGTTTTTACTTTTTTAAGGGTTTTTATGGATATTTATGCGTTATACATAGCGATAGGGCTTTTTACTGGCATTCTATCAGGGATTTTTGGCATTGGTGGGGGGATGATCATTGTCCCTATCATGCTCGCAACCGGGCATTCTTTTGAAGAATCCATTGGTATTTCCATTTTGCAAATGGCGCTTTCATCGTTCGTTGGCTCTGTTTTGAATTTCAAAAAAAAATCGCTTGATTTTTCTTTAGGCTTGTTGATAGGGGCAGGGGGGCTAATAGGGGCGAGTTTTAGCGGATTCATTTTAAAAGTCGTTTCCAGTAAAATTTTAATGGTTATTTTCGCGCTTTTAGTCGTGTATTCTATGATCCAATTTGTTTTGAAACCTAAAAAAAAAGATTTTATAGCGGACACTAAACGCTATCATTTGCAAGGTTTAAAATTATTCTTAATTGGCGTGCTCACAGGGTTTTTTGCTATCACTTTAGGGATTGGTGGGGGGATGCTAATGGTGCCTTTGATGCATTATTTTTTAGGGTATGATTCTAAAAAATGCGTGGCGCTAGGGTTGTTTTTCATCTTGTTTTCTTCTATTTCAGGAGCTTTTTCTTTAATCTATCACCACATCATCAATAAGGAAGTGCTCTTAGCAGGAGCGGTTGTGGGATTAGGCTCTGTTATGGGCGTGAGCGTTGGGATTAAATGGATCATGGGGCTTTTGAATGAAAAAATGCATAAAGCTTTGATTTTAGGGGTGTATGGTTTGTCGCTATTGATTGTTTTATACAAACTCTTTTTTTAATTGATGGCTTTATACCACTACTATTTTAAGACCCCTAAAAGTTTCCCTTTAGAGTGTTTGCATTTGTGTGCTAATGAGAGCCATTTGTTAAGATTGGATTTTGATACAACAAATTTTTCTCATAACACTCCTATGAATACCCCATTAAAACTCAGCGTTCAAGCCTTGGAGCGTTATTTTTTGGGACAACTTTTTGAATTTAATGCGCCTTTGGATTTGATAGGGACTTTTTTTCAAAAACAAGTTTGGTCTGCGTTAATGGCTATCCCTTATGGCAAAACAAAAAGTTACGATGAAATCGCAAAGCTTATTAATAACCCTAGATCTTGCAGAGCTATTGGCAATGCTAACCGCAATAACCCTATTTCTTTGATCGTGCCTTGTCATAGAGTGGTGCGTAAAAATGGCGCTTTAGGGGGGTATAATGGGGGCGTAGAAGTCAAAAAGTGGCTGTTAGAATTTGAAAGCAAAATTTTAAACCAGCAAGCTAAAAACTTTTTAATTTCTTAAAAAATGGGGTTTTAGTTATTTTATGGTAAAAATCATTTTTTTAAGGGAGTAGAAGGGTGTTTTTAATTTTCTTCCCAAATGCTCGCCGCTTCTTCTAAACGCTGCTTGTCAAAATGCGTGTAAATCCTGCTGGTGTTCAAGCTCGCATGCCCTAGAGCTTCTTGAACTAAAATCAAATCATGGCGTTTTTGATAAAGCAAGGTCGCAAAAGAATGCCTTAACATGTGCGCTCCGTTTTTTTCTCGCCTGAGTCCTGCAAAATTGATGATGCGTTCCACTTGCTTATACAAATAAGCTTGCGTTAAAGCACTGCCTTTTTGGTTACAAAACAATAAATCATTTTTAATGGGATATAATTCCCTCTCCATGAGCCATTCTTTTAAAAGGTTTTCAATGTGGAAAGCTTTTAGCATCACCGCTCTGTATTTATCGCCCTTACCTTTAATCACAATCGTATAACAGCCATTTTCTAAAGTAAAATCCTTTATTTTAAGCTGTAAGGCTTCATTAGATCGCATGCCTGTAAAAACGATGATTTTAATGAGCAGGCGG
This region of Helicobacter pylori genomic DNA includes:
- a CDS encoding sulfite exporter TauE/SafE family protein, whose protein sequence is MDIYALYIAIGLFTGILSGIFGIGGGMIIVPIMLATGHSFEESIGISILQMALSSFVGSVLNFKKKSLDFSLGLLIGAGGLIGASFSGFILKVVSSKILMVIFALLVVYSMIQFVLKPKKKDFIADTKRYHLQGLKLFLIGVLTGFFAITLGIGGGMLMVPLMHYFLGYDSKKCVALGLFFILFSSISGAFSLIYHHIINKEVLLAGAVVGLGSVMGVSVGIKWIMGLLNEKMHKALILGVYGLSLLIVLYKLFF
- a CDS encoding ribonucleoside-diphosphate reductase subunit alpha is translated as MITVVKRNGRIEPLDITKIQKYTKDATDNLEGVSQSELEVDARLQFRDKITTEEIQQTLIKTAVDKIDIDTPNWSFVASRLFLYDLYHKVSGFTGYRHLKEYFENAEEKGRILKGFKEKFDLEFLNSQIKPERDFQFNYLGIKTLYDRYLLKDANNNPIELPQHMFMSIAMFLAQNEQEPNKIALEFYEVLSKFEAMCATPTLANARTTKHQLSSCYIGSTPDNIEGIFDSYKEMALLSKYGGGIGWDFSLVRSIGSYIDGHKNASAGTIPFLKIANDVAIAVDQLGTRKGAIAVYLEIWHIDVMEFIDLRKNSGDERRRAHDLFPALWVCDLFMKRVLEDAMWTLFDPYECKDLTELYGQDFEKRYLEYEKDPKIIKEYINAKDLWKKILMNYFEAGLPFLAFKDNANRCNPNAHAGIIRSSNLCTEIFQNTAPNHYCMQIEYTDGAIEFFEEKQLVTTDNHITKCANKLTSTDILKGKQIYIATKVAKDGQTAVCNLASINLSKINTEEDIKRVVPIMVRLLDNVIDLNFYPNRKVKATNLQNRAIGLGVMGEAQMLAEHQIAWGSREHLEKIDALMEQISYHAIDTSANLAKEKGVYKDFENSEWSKGIFPIDKANNEALKLTEKGLFNHTCDWQGLREKIKANGMRNGYLMAIAPTSSISILVGTTQTIEPIYKKKWFEENLSGLIPVVVPNLNLETWNFYTSAYDIDAKDLIKAAAVRQKWIDQGQSINVFLRIENASGKTLHEIYTLAWKLGLKSTYYLRSESPSIDEKSVLDRSVECFNCQ
- a CDS encoding methylated-DNA--[protein]-cysteine S-methyltransferase, whose product is MALYHYYFKTPKSFPLECLHLCANESHLLRLDFDTTNFSHNTPMNTPLKLSVQALERYFLGQLFEFNAPLDLIGTFFQKQVWSALMAIPYGKTKSYDEIAKLINNPRSCRAIGNANRNNPISLIVPCHRVVRKNGALGGYNGGVEVKKWLLEFESKILNQQAKNFLIS
- a CDS encoding Gfo/Idh/MocA family protein yields the protein MLFAMIGSGGFIAPKHLQAIRDTGHFLDCSFDIHDSVGVLDEYFPQSEFFTNIEDFEEYLEQSKAIGKEINYLSVCTPTHTHFDHIRFGLKYGMHVICEKPLILDPGEIQELKDLEVKYQKRVFSLLPLRLHCDTLALKEKIKSELDKNPSKVFDITLTYISVQGKWYFSSWRADVNRSGGLATQMGVNIFDALMYLFGGVKDKVINREEPSCVGGILFLEHAKIRWFFSINPEHMGVAKEKVYHKMILEGEEVNLTQSFDNLYIESYKQILAQGGFGLDEATASIKLAYELRNLSVSEPNEDSHVLCCKNNACE
- the glmU gene encoding bifunctional UDP-N-acetylglucosamine diphosphorylase/glucosamine-1-phosphate N-acetyltransferase GlmU; this translates as MLSVIILAAGKGTRMHSSLPKTLHTICGEPMLFYILETAFSISDDVHLVLHHQQERIKEAVLKRFKGVIFRTQIVEKYSGTGGAIMQEDKTPIPTQHDRVLILNADMPLITKDALAPLLKSHNNAIGLLYLADPKGYGRVILENHQVKKIVEEKDANDGEKTIKSVNAGVYGFERGFLEKYLPKLHDQNAQKEYYLTDLIALGINENETIDAIFLEEECFLGVNSQTERAKAEEIMLERLRKNAMDLGVVMQLPSSIYLEKGVSFKGECVLEQGVRLSGNCWIENAHIKAYSVIEESQIVNSSVGPFAHARPKSVICDSHVGNFVETKNAKLQGAKAGHLSYLGDCAIGQNTNVGAGVITCNYDGKNKHQTIIGENVFIGSDSQLVAPINIGSNVLIGSGTTITKDIPSGSLSLSRAPQTNIENGYFKFFKKS